Part of the Sphingorhabdus pulchriflava genome is shown below.
AGCGGCGAGGCCGTGCGCGACAATGACAGTGAGCTTATCGATGCCATGCTGGCCTTTCTTCCGGCTGAACGGGACGAGTTTGACGAGAACCCGTCGAATGACCAACCCTGGACAGCAGATTTGGTCGAAACCGTCGAAGAACTGCAAAGCCATCCACGCAATCGGACCGTCCGCGTCTCACTGACGCTGCTCGACAAATTGATGAACGGCATTTCCGATTTGGTGCTGGCGCGAAATGAAGTGTCGCGCCAGTTACGGAAAATCGGGGCATCGGCAGATATCGAACATGCCTTTGGCCGATTATCATCGACTGTGGCCGATATGCGGGACGCGATCGGCATGATGCGTATGCAGCATATCGATCGACTTTTCGCATCATTGCCGCGAGCATTGCGCGACATAAGCGTCGAACTAGGCAAGCAAATCGACCTTACTGTTGAGGGTAGCGAAGTCGAAGTTGATCGTGAAATGGTTGAGGCGCTGCGCGATCCGTTGACCCACATTCTACGAAATGCCGCCGATCATGGCATCGAATCTGCTGACGAGCGCCGCGCATTGGGCAAAGATCCCGTGGGCCGGATACAAGTACAGGCGCGCCAGTCCGGCAACCAGATCCTCGTCGAAGTCAAGGATGATGGGCGCGGGATTGATGTTGAAAGGCTTGGGCAAAAGGCGATCGCCCGCAAGCTCTTCACGCATTCCCAGTGGCAAAAGCTCTCTGACCGGGCGAAATTGGACACGATTTTTGCACCCGGACTTTCGACGGCTGAATCGGTGACCTCTATATCGGGGCGTGGTGTGGGAATGGATGTTGTTCGCACTAATATGCACGCGATTGGAGGTTCAATCGATCTGGAGAATGAAGAGGGGCAGGGGCTGCGGATTACGCTTCGTTTGCCGCTGACATTGTCGATCATTGCCGGACTGTCGCTGCGTGCCGGTGGTCAGACATTCGGCATTTCTCGATCATCGATTGTCGAGATTATCTCGGTCGCGAACAAAAATGTCGAACTCGAAAATCTTGGTGGAATGACTATTGCAAAAGTGCGCGGAGCGCGCCTCGCTTATGCCAAGCTGGAGAGCATTCTCGGCATAGAAGAATCGGTCGAAAGTGCCGATATGGGCCGAACATTGATAATCGTTCGTCCGGCGGTCGGGGCGGTCTTTGCACTCGATGTTGAAGCGGTGATCGATAATGAAGAACTTGTCGTAAAGCCTGGGGCGCCGTTGGTTATGGCAACAGGGCTGTATGCAGGCACTTCGCTGCCGGACAATGGCCGTCCGATGTTGTTGCTGGATGCCAGTGGACTATGTGCTGCTATCGGGTTTGACCAGGACCTGTTCGAAATTGAATCGGTGCGTGAGGGGGCTGTGGTGCAGACCGAAACGCAGAAAACCGAATCGGGGCTGTTATTCACCGCAATGGACGGTGCGACCCGGGCCATAAGGCTGTCGGCGGTCGACCGTATGGAAGACCTTGAGGTGAGTTCGATCCACGAATTGGGCGGAAGATTGTGCGCTTCGCTAGATGGGAATTTGTACGACATTCACGGACTGGTCGATTTACCGGAATGCGCACAGATTAAAGTGCTGCGCATCTCTGACGGTAGCAATACCATCCTCCTTGCTGTCGATGATGTCGTCGACATTTTTGCCATTGAGGGCGGGATCGCACCTTCACTGCACCCCGATCGTTACGAAGGCATCGTGCACTTTGATAGCAAGCCAGTTGAACTCATTAACGCCTTTCACTTTTTTGAAGGCACTGAACTGCGTGCCGTTGGGCAAAGCGATCGCCCGCTCTGTTATGTCGAATGTTCGGATGATGATGGTTGGGAACGGCGGATTTTGGCGCCACTCTTGTCGGCATCTGGTTACGCCATCAGCTTCGAACCAAAAGACAAGGCCCGTGCACAAGTTGTATTGAGTCGCGGAGAACAGGATGGCGAGCCCGCAAATGATGGCCGTTTGCTCAAATTGCGTGATTCTGTTCACGGGCAAGCTGACGATACAGGCAGCATCTATCGATATGACAGGGTCGCACTGATCGCGGCGATTGACGCAAAAATTGCAGGGGTGCGTTGAGATGCAAGAGCTCTTTCTACTGGCCCAGATCGACGGCACGGAAGTCGCCATTTGCAGCGATATTGTTGAATCGGTGGTGACTGTCGGAGAGGTCGTAACGGTGCCGGGTTGTGAACCGGTTGTAGCCGGACTGTTTGCATTGCGGAGCCGCGTCCTGACTCTCATCGATTGCCAATACCGGGTGACGGGCAAGCGCAAAGCCGCAGAGAGGGGAATGCTGGCGATCATCGCCGGAATTGGCGGTCACAATTTCGGACTGCTGGTCGAAAAGGTCTTCGACGTCGTCCCGGTCGAAGATGCGAGTATCCACCCAGCCGTGAAACTTGATCCGTGCTGGAAATCTATGGTGTCTCGCCTCATCGAGATCGATGGACGCATGGTCATGGCACTTGATCCGGACGCGTTAGTCGCTGTTGATACGGCGCTCGCCGCCTAAGTCGCGAATTACGATGATTTGCGGTCTGTCATTAACCGCTCAATAACAGCCCTGCGTTACACCTGTCCCATCGGTTTAGGGGACTAACAATGAAATCCTGCCTTATCGTCGATGATAGCAAAGTCATCCGCAAGGTCGCTCGCCATATTCTCGAAACACTTCAGTTCACGGTTGATGAAGCGACCGATGGCACTGAAGCGCTGGAATATTGTGCGGCTGCGGCACCCGACGTGATTTTGCTCGACTGGAATATGCCCGTGATGAGCGGGATGGACTTTCTGCGCGCTTATCGGGCGGCAGAGAAGAGCAATGCGAAGATCATCTTTTGCACAACCGAAAACGGCATTGGCCATATTCAGGCAGCGATCAGCGCTGGCGCAGACGAGTATGTCATGAAGCCGTTCGATCGGGAAACGCTGGAAGCTAAGCTCCAAATCGTCGGCTGCATGTAAGTATCTGATTGCCAATGTCCTCGGTTTCCACCCTGAAACGCTTTAGCGAACGATCTGCTACCCGGCCAATACGGGTCGTGCTGGTTGACGACAGCAACGTCGTACGTTCGATTTTTGCAAGAGTGCTGGGGCAGAGCGGGCAAGTGGAGGTCGCCGGGGAAGCTTCCAATAGCGCCGAAGCATTGGCGGTGCTCGCTAGGGTTAAGGCAGATATCATATTGCTCGATATCGAAATGCCGGATCGCTCGGGCCTGGATGCATTGCCGGACATTCTGGAGGCTGCAAATGGCGCGAGAGTGATAGTCGTTTCGTCCTTTGTTGAGGAAAACGGGCCGGCCGCGATCCGGGCTTTGGAACTTGGTGCCTGCGATACGCTCTCCAAGCCCGGCAAGTTCGGCTTTGCCGGCCGCTTTCCCGAACTGCTGGTGGAAAAAGTCGTCCGAC
Proteins encoded:
- a CDS encoding response regulator codes for the protein MKSCLIVDDSKVIRKVARHILETLQFTVDEATDGTEALEYCAAAAPDVILLDWNMPVMSGMDFLRAYRAAEKSNAKIIFCTTENGIGHIQAAISAGADEYVMKPFDRETLEAKLQIVGCM
- a CDS encoding chemotaxis protein CheW yields the protein MQELFLLAQIDGTEVAICSDIVESVVTVGEVVTVPGCEPVVAGLFALRSRVLTLIDCQYRVTGKRKAAERGMLAIIAGIGGHNFGLLVEKVFDVVPVEDASIHPAVKLDPCWKSMVSRLIEIDGRMVMALDPDALVAVDTALAA
- a CDS encoding chemotaxis protein CheA; this encodes MDDLREEFIAETRETLEVLAGQLVQWEKNPADLGLIDSAFRFVHTVKGSCGFLDLPRLLRLSHAAEELLSYARDSRIEVCEQLVSAVLAVIDRISALTDALESGEAVRDNDSELIDAMLAFLPAERDEFDENPSNDQPWTADLVETVEELQSHPRNRTVRVSLTLLDKLMNGISDLVLARNEVSRQLRKIGASADIEHAFGRLSSTVADMRDAIGMMRMQHIDRLFASLPRALRDISVELGKQIDLTVEGSEVEVDREMVEALRDPLTHILRNAADHGIESADERRALGKDPVGRIQVQARQSGNQILVEVKDDGRGIDVERLGQKAIARKLFTHSQWQKLSDRAKLDTIFAPGLSTAESVTSISGRGVGMDVVRTNMHAIGGSIDLENEEGQGLRITLRLPLTLSIIAGLSLRAGGQTFGISRSSIVEIISVANKNVELENLGGMTIAKVRGARLAYAKLESILGIEESVESADMGRTLIIVRPAVGAVFALDVEAVIDNEELVVKPGAPLVMATGLYAGTSLPDNGRPMLLLDASGLCAAIGFDQDLFEIESVREGAVVQTETQKTESGLLFTAMDGATRAIRLSAVDRMEDLEVSSIHELGGRLCASLDGNLYDIHGLVDLPECAQIKVLRISDGSNTILLAVDDVVDIFAIEGGIAPSLHPDRYEGIVHFDSKPVELINAFHFFEGTELRAVGQSDRPLCYVECSDDDGWERRILAPLLSASGYAISFEPKDKARAQVVLSRGEQDGEPANDGRLLKLRDSVHGQADDTGSIYRYDRVALIAAIDAKIAGVR